GCAGCAACAACTTCCGCAGCTCAAAGTGATCTCCGCCAACATCCAGCCGGTGCACATGGCGATTATGGAAGGCGAGCAGGAAATTCTGTTTACCGAGCAGAAAGCGCTGGAAGAAGAATTTAACGGCGTGCCGTTATATATCCGCCCGCAAAGTTTCTTCCAGACCAACCCGACGGTTGCCGCTTCCCTGTATGCCACCGCGCGCGAATGGGTGCGTGAAATTCCGGTCAAACATATGTGGGATTTATTCTGCGGTGTTGGTGGCTTCGGGCTGCATTGCGCAACGCCTGAAATGAAACTGACCGGCATTGAAATTGCCCCGGAAGCCATCGCCTGTGCCCGCCAGTCTGCAGAAAAACTTGGGCTGACCGATATTCATTTCCAGGCGTTAGATTCGACAAAATTTGCCACCGAGCAACAAGATACTCCTGACCTGGTATTAGTGAACCCGCCGCGGCGCGGTATTGGCCAGGCGCTGTGTTATTTTCTGAATAACATGGCTCCGCAATACATTATCTATTCAAGCTGTAACGCGCAGACAATGGCGCGAGATATTTCCTCGCTCTCCGGGTACCGCGTTGAACGAGTCCAGCTTTTTGATATGTTCCTGCACACGGCGCATTACGAGGTGCTGGCGTTGTTGGTGCGGGAGTAGTTTTCCCCTCATCCTAAACCTCTCCCGTGGGAGAGGAGCGGAGTGAAGGCAAGAATTACTGCGGGAACCACTGCGCGCTTATTTTCTGATAAGTCCCGTCAGCTTTAATCGCCGCCAGCGCGGTATTCAACTTGGTAAGCAGCGCCTGATTATCCGGGCGAACGGCAATTCCAAGACCCGTTCCGAAGTATTCAGCATCCGTAACGTGCTCGCCTACCGTGCCCAACTGCGGATTGGTTTTCAGCCACTCATTTACCACCGCCGTGTCACCAAATACCCCGTCAATACGGCCATTTTTCAGGTCGATAATCGCATTCTGATAGCTATCGTAGGAGACGGTTTTAATTTCCGGATGTTTATCCTGAAGATATTTCTGGTGCGTGGTGCCGTTTTCCATTCCGATACGTTTACCTTTTAAATCTTCCAGAGATTTAAATGCACCTTTTTTGGCGATGACTACAGCCGAGTTCGCGTAGTACGGCGTGGTGAAAGAAACTTGTTTGCTACGTTCCGGTGTAATGTCCATGCCAGAAATAACGGCGTCGTATTTGCGGAATTTAAGCGACGGGATCAGGCTGTCAAAAGCGTGGTTAGTGAATGTGCATTCAGCCTGCATTTGTTTGCATAAAGCTTTAGCAAGATCGATATCAAAACCGACGATCTGATTACTGGCATCAAGAGATTCAAATGGCGGATAAGTGGCCGAGGAACCAAAGCTAATTTTGTCGGCTGCAGCGGCGTTGAATGCGGCTGTAGCGAGCATAGCGGCCAAAATAAACTTCTTCATGTGTGTTGCTCCCGTCTGTCGTGTTTTATTGTATTCACCGTTTCCCGGCGTCAAAAAATCATGCCAGTAAATGAATTTATATGCAAATAAAACGTATAATTATATTTTTAGGGGCGTAAAAAAGGCGGGAAATCCCCGCCTTGTTCAACTGATTTACTATGGCTTAATTGCGACGTTCAAATGCCAGGGCGCGTCGTTCGATGACACGCATTAACAGCGTGAGTAATCCATTTACCACCAGATAAACCAGGCCTGCTGCCCCGAATACCATCACATCGTAAGTGCGACCGTACAGCAATTGCCCGTGGCCCATCACTTCCATCAGCGTAATGGTGTAGGCAAGCGAAGTACTTTTAAACACCAGCACCACTTCGTTCGAATAAGACGAGAGCGCGCGCTTAAATGCATAAGGAAGCAAAATAGCGAGCGTGTCTTTCTTGCTCATTCCTAATGCGCCGCATGACTGCCACTGGCCATCAGGAATGGCGCGAATCGCACCGTAAAACAGTTGCGTGGTGTAGGCGGCGCTGTTGAGCGACAACGCAATTAGCGCACATAGCCACGGTTCTGAAAGCAGATGCCACAGCACGGGATAGTTCTGAATCGAGGGGAACTGACCTGGGCCGTAGTAAATCAGGAAGATTTGCACCAGCAAAGGCGTACCGGTAAAGAGCGTAATGTAGGCGCGTACAATGTGAACCAGTATCGGTGTTTTCAACGTTAAAACGATGGTGAAAATCAGCGATAAAATCAGCGCAACCACAATGGAGGCTGCGGTGAGCGTCAGGCTGGTATGCAGGCCTTTCAACAGCTCCGGTAAATATTCGAGCATCAGCCGGGTCTCCGTTCAAAACGTGTCGCTCGTTGGTCAATGCGTTTAAGAATGTATTGACTGACGAGGGTAATCACGAGGTAGATCGCGGCAGCAACCACATACCAGGTAAACGGTTCCTGAGTACGAGTGGCGATACTCTTGGTTTGCAACATCAAATCGTTGACGCTAATCAGCGAAACCAGAGCGGTGTCTTTTAACAACACCAGCCACTGGTTGCCCAAACCCGGCAGCGCGTGACGCCACATTTGCGGCATCACCAGGCGGAAGAAAATGGCTGCTTTTGACAGACCCAACGCCTGGCCAGATTCCCATTGCCCAACGGGCACGGCTTTAAGTGCGCCACGCAATGTTTGCGAAGCATACGCCGAGTAGAGCAGGGAAAGAGCGATTACACCGCACAGGAACGGGCTGACATCGAAATTCTCAATTTGGATTTGGATGGGGAGCTGCGCAAAACCGAGGTTAAGGACAAACCCATCTGACAAAATCAGCAGTAACTGCGAGGCGCCGAAATAGATAAACAGCACCACCAGAATTTCAGGCAGGCCGCGCAGCACCGTGACCAACGCTGAACCCAGCCAGGCTATCGGCCGCCATTTCGCGGACTCCCATACGGCAAAAATCATCGCCAAAGCAAGGCCGATGACCAGCGCACAAACGGCGAGGCCGACGGTCATCCCGGCGGCGCTCGCTAAAGGAAACATTTCGTTCATTCAGATTACTTCTGGAACCATTTTTCGTAGATGGTTTTGTAGGTACCATCTTGTTTTACTTTTTCCAGGGCAGTGTTGAACTTCGCTTGCAGGTCAGTATTACCCTGACGTACCGCGATGCCCAGACCTGTACCAAAGTAGTCTTTATCCGTCACTTTATCGCCAATGGCTGCAAGTTTAGGATCGGCTTTCAGCCACTCGGTAACCACCGCAGTATCACCAAATACCGCGTCAATACGGCCGCTTTCCATATCCAGCTTGGCGTTCATATAGCTGTCGTAAGGAACGGTGGTGATTTCCGGATGTTTATCCATGATGAATTTCTGGTGCGTGGAGCCGTTCTGCATACCCACTTTTTTGCCTTTCAGGGCGCTGATATCAGCAATTTTGCCTTTCTGACCGACAAACAGCGCTGAGTTTTCATAGTAAGGGGTGCTGAACAACACCTGCTTTTCACGCTCAGGGGTGATGTCCATACCGGAAATTACCGCGTCGATACGACGGAATTTCAGGCTTGGGATCAGGCTATCGAAAGCCTGGTTGGTGAAGGTACAGTTGGCATCGATCTCTTTACACAGGGCGTTAGCCAAATCGACATCAAAACCGACAATCTTGTTGCTGGCGTCCATAGACTCAAATGGAGGGTAAGAGGCCTCCATAGCAAAACGAATATTTTGTGCAGCCGTCGCGGAAAGGCTCAGGCTGGCTAATAAGGTGGCAAGCAGAACTTTTTTCATGATTATTTTCCCGGATACATCAGTGTGACAGATAGAATTTAAACGCTTCGGTCTGTGGTTTTGCGAAGCAACTCGCATCACCTTGTTCGACTATGTGGCCATTTTCCATATACACCACGCGGCTTGCGGTTTTACGCGCGACTTCCACTTCGTGGGTAACGATGACCTGAGTGATGTTGGTTTGCGCCAACTCACGAATAATACTGACGATTTGCGCGGTGATTTCCGGATCCAGTGCGGCGGTCGGCTCATCAAACAGCAGGATCTGAGGTTCCATCATTAAGGCGCGTGCAATCGCGACGCGCTGCTGCTGACCACCGGAAAGGTGAAGCGGGTAGCGGTCCATATAAGGCTTGAGGCGTAAACGCTCAAGCAGCTTGTCGGCACGCAGGCGAGCTTCATCTTTGCTGATTCCGAGGACGCGGCAAGGCGCTTCCATTAGGTTTTGCAGCACAGTGAGATGAGGCCAAAGATTATATTGCTGGAAGACCATGCCTACGTTGCGACGTAATTCACGGATGGCTTTGTCGCCAGGCGCTTTCGCAAAGTCGAAATGGTTGTCTGCAATGGTGAGTTGCCCGGAGCGCGGCATCTCAAGCAGATTGAGTACGCGCAGAAGCGAGCTTTTGCCTGCGCCACTTGGGCCCAGTAACACCAGCGTTTCGCCCTGGGGGCAACTAAGGGTGATATCGAACAGCGCCTGATGCGCGCCGTAAAAACAATTAATGCCGTTTAGTTGAATACTCATGCGCATAAGTTGAATAGCAATTGAAGCCGCAAAGGGTACCTTTAACAGAATAGTTATGCAATCTTTGTGCGTTAAAACCTAAAAATAACTATTCCAACACCTTAAAGGTAGCACAATATAGCGGGGCGGGAGGGAGGTAAGAATAAATGTCGGAGTTAAGTAGAAATTCCAGACTATTTACAAGGGTTACCTTCCCTCACACAAGGATAATTAATTTGTTTCGATGGCCTGGCGCAGGCTGCCGGAAGGCGCATGGCTGTTTTCGCCCAGGTAGCGTACGTCATCAACCGCCCAACATTGCCCTTCACGTATCATCAGCACTTCATCCTGCCAGGTTTTGCTGCCTTTAGTGAGGTTCACACGCAGCGGAATATTGCGCGCATCGGTATTAGGAATGGTTGAGGAAGACGCGACCACTGCGCTGTCTGCACCTTCACCATTGCTGGTGAACATATTGCTGCGCATAAACGTATTTTGCGCATTCGGTGAAGTGCTGGCCTTTTGCATTTGTTGCGCCAGAGTGTCGCTCATGTAAGGACGCAAGCCGACGATCGCGCTGCTGCCCTGCGTTTTATGGCTGATTTGATAGTCGTAAAATTGTTGCGCCACGCTATCCGGGCCGCCATCAATACAAGGGCCACTGCGGGTGCCAATATCCTTAAAAGCGGGTGTTACGGTGGTAGTACAGGCCGTGAGTAACAGCGCGCACGGAACAAGAACCAAAACTGAGCTGCGCATTTTTATTTCCTTATCTTCTCAGGAGGACTAACTTAGCATAGCGTATCGCTGTCAAAATGCGTGGCTGGATATACGCTAAGATGTTGATACAAAGAGAGGAGAGGCTTATGCAATTTACAACAACCCCTACGCTTGAAGGGCAGAGCATCACGGAATACTGTGGCGTGGTGACCGGCGAGGCTATTCTGGGCGCGAATATTTTCCGTGATTTTTTTGCTGGCGTGCGCGATATCGTCGGCGGTCGTTCAGGTGCGTACGAAAAAGAGCTGCGCAAAGCGCGTGAAATCGCCTTCCGAGAGTTGCAGGAACAGGCTGAAAGCCTCGGTGCCAATGCCGTGGTGGGCATCGATATTGATTACGAAACTGTTGGCAAAGAAGGCAGTATGCTGATGGTGAGTGTAACGGGTACAGCGGTGAAAACTCGTCGATGAAAGGTCGTTTAGGCGCGTTATTTATTGCGATATTGCTGGCGGGCTGCGCCAG
This genomic window from Buttiauxella gaviniae contains:
- the rlmC gene encoding 23S rRNA (uracil(747)-C(5))-methyltransferase RlmC; protein product: MHCALYQANRCRSCQWIEQPISDQLTAKMNELQQLLKGIAVQDWRVPISGPEQAFRNKAKMVVSGSVEKPLLGMLHRDGSPEDLTECPLYPASFQAVFAALKPFIARAGLTPYNVARKRGELKYLLLTQSQLDGGLMLRFVLRSESKLEQLRAALPWLQQQLPQLKVISANIQPVHMAIMEGEQEILFTEQKALEEEFNGVPLYIRPQSFFQTNPTVAASLYATAREWVREIPVKHMWDLFCGVGGFGLHCATPEMKLTGIEIAPEAIACARQSAEKLGLTDIHFQALDSTKFATEQQDTPDLVLVNPPRRGIGQALCYFLNNMAPQYIIYSSCNAQTMARDISSLSGYRVERVQLFDMFLHTAHYEVLALLVRE
- the artJ gene encoding arginine ABC transporter substrate-binding protein ArtJ, which gives rise to MKKFILAAMLATAAFNAAAADKISFGSSATYPPFESLDASNQIVGFDIDLAKALCKQMQAECTFTNHAFDSLIPSLKFRKYDAVISGMDITPERSKQVSFTTPYYANSAVVIAKKGAFKSLEDLKGKRIGMENGTTHQKYLQDKHPEIKTVSYDSYQNAIIDLKNGRIDGVFGDTAVVNEWLKTNPQLGTVGEHVTDAEYFGTGLGIAVRPDNQALLTKLNTALAAIKADGTYQKISAQWFPQ
- a CDS encoding heavy metal-binding domain-containing protein, coding for MQFTTTPTLEGQSITEYCGVVTGEAILGANIFRDFFAGVRDIVGGRSGAYEKELRKAREIAFRELQEQAESLGANAVVGIDIDYETVGKEGSMLMVSVTGTAVKTRR
- the artP gene encoding arginine ABC transporter ATP-binding protein ArtP; translated protein: MSIQLNGINCFYGAHQALFDITLSCPQGETLVLLGPSGAGKSSLLRVLNLLEMPRSGQLTIADNHFDFAKAPGDKAIRELRRNVGMVFQQYNLWPHLTVLQNLMEAPCRVLGISKDEARLRADKLLERLRLKPYMDRYPLHLSGGQQQRVAIARALMMEPQILLFDEPTAALDPEITAQIVSIIRELAQTNITQVIVTHEVEVARKTASRVVYMENGHIVEQGDASCFAKPQTEAFKFYLSH
- the artJ gene encoding arginine ABC transporter substrate-binding protein, which encodes MKKVLLATLLASLSLSATAAQNIRFAMEASYPPFESMDASNKIVGFDVDLANALCKEIDANCTFTNQAFDSLIPSLKFRRIDAVISGMDITPEREKQVLFSTPYYENSALFVGQKGKIADISALKGKKVGMQNGSTHQKFIMDKHPEITTVPYDSYMNAKLDMESGRIDAVFGDTAVVTEWLKADPKLAAIGDKVTDKDYFGTGLGIAVRQGNTDLQAKFNTALEKVKQDGTYKTIYEKWFQK
- the artM gene encoding arginine ABC transporter permease ArtM, giving the protein MLEYLPELLKGLHTSLTLTAASIVVALILSLIFTIVLTLKTPILVHIVRAYITLFTGTPLLVQIFLIYYGPGQFPSIQNYPVLWHLLSEPWLCALIALSLNSAAYTTQLFYGAIRAIPDGQWQSCGALGMSKKDTLAILLPYAFKRALSSYSNEVVLVFKSTSLAYTITLMEVMGHGQLLYGRTYDVMVFGAAGLVYLVVNGLLTLLMRVIERRALAFERRN
- the artQ gene encoding arginine ABC transporter permease ArtQ produces the protein MNEMFPLASAAGMTVGLAVCALVIGLALAMIFAVWESAKWRPIAWLGSALVTVLRGLPEILVVLFIYFGASQLLLILSDGFVLNLGFAQLPIQIQIENFDVSPFLCGVIALSLLYSAYASQTLRGALKAVPVGQWESGQALGLSKAAIFFRLVMPQMWRHALPGLGNQWLVLLKDTALVSLISVNDLMLQTKSIATRTQEPFTWYVVAAAIYLVITLVSQYILKRIDQRATRFERRPG
- a CDS encoding lipoprotein, with translation MRSSVLVLVPCALLLTACTTTVTPAFKDIGTRSGPCIDGGPDSVAQQFYDYQISHKTQGSSAIVGLRPYMSDTLAQQMQKASTSPNAQNTFMRSNMFTSNGEGADSAVVASSSTIPNTDARNIPLRVNLTKGSKTWQDEVLMIREGQCWAVDDVRYLGENSHAPSGSLRQAIETN